The window CGGAGATCCGCCACCAGCTCGGCCTCGACCGCCCGATCTGGATCCAGTATTGGGATTACGCGAGCCACGCGGCTCGCGGGGACCTGGGACGAGGCCTCCGAAGCCAGCGCCCCGTCCTCGAGAGCATCCTCGAGGTCCTCCCGGGTACGGTGCAGCTGACGCTCTCCGCCCTCGCCTGCGCCACCGTGATCGGCGTGAGCCTGGGGGTCGTCGCCGCGCTCGCCCACGGGACGTGGGTCGACACCACCGCGATGGCCTTCGCGATCCTCGGGGTGTCGATGCCGGTCTTCTATTCCAGCCTCCTCATGATTCTGCTGTTCTCATTCACGCTGGGATGGCTTCCCGCCACCGGCCAGGGAGGCGTGGAACGGCTGGTGATGCCCGCGGCGGCGCTGGGGCTGATCTCGGCGGCGGTGCAGGCCAGGCTCGTACGGTCCGGCATGCTCGGTGTCCTGCGCCAGGATTACGTCACCACGGCGCGGGCCAAAGGGCTCGCGCCCCGGATCGTGATCCTCCGCCACGCGCTCAAGAACGCGCTGATCCCCACCATCACGATGGTCGGGTTGCAGCTCGGCGCGCTCCTCGGCGGCGCCGTCGTGACCGAGACGATCTTCTCCAGGCCGGGGGTGGGCCGCCTGGCGGTCGACGCGATCCTCGGCCGGGACTTCCCGCTCGTGCAGGGCACGGTGCTGTTCGCCGCCGTCGCCTACGTGATGGTGAACCTGGTGGTCGACGTGTCCTACGCCGCGGTCGACCCGCGCATTCGATTTGGCTGAGTCCGCGACGCGGCCGGGGGCGATCGCGGCGCCGGGGCGGCCCCGGCGCTCGCTTGCCCTCGAGGCCGGGCGGCGTCTGCTCCGCAGCCGGAGCGCGGTCGTCGGCGGCGCCCTCCTCCTGGCGATTGGCCTCTCGATCCTGCTCGCCCCGGCCCTCAGCCCCTACGATCCCATCAAGACGAATCAGCGAGATCCTCTAGAACCGCCCAGCGTCGCCCACCTCATGGGCACCGACCGGTTTGGACGGGATATCCTCTCCCGCGTCCTCTGGGGCGGCCGGATCTCGCTCGCGGTCGGGGTCGTCTCGGTGGGCATCGCCGCGTGCTCCGGCGTCGTGCTGGGGCTCGCGGCCGGGTACTATGGGCGGCGGGTCGATGCGGTCATCATGCGCCTTACCGACCTCCTGCTGGCGTTTCCAGGCATCCTCCTCGCCCTCGCCATCATCGCGACGCTGGGAAGCAGTCTGCCCAACTTGATGATCGCGGTGGGGATCGCGGCCATCCCCGAATATATTCGCATCACCCGCGGGACCGTGCTCGGCCTGGTGGAACAGGAGTATGTGCTCGCCGCGAGGGTGGTGGGGTGCCGCGACGACGCGGTCATCTTCAAACACATCCTGCCGAACGTCACCGCGCCGCTGATCGTGCTCGCGACGCTTGGGACGGCGGGGGCCATCATCACCGGATCGGCGCTCAGCTTTCTCGGACTGGGCATCCGCCCGCCGGCGCCCGAGTGGGGGAACATGCTCGCGGAAGGGCGCGAGTTTCTCCGCTACGCGTGGTGGGTGGCATTCTTCCCGGGGCTCGCGATCATGCTGGCGGTGCTCGCGATCAATCTCCTCGGCGACGGCCTGCGGGACGCGCTCGATCCGCGGCTGCGCCTGTAGGTCCGCGGGCGACGCCGTCGCGAGCGGTCCACGACACGCGGCGGTGACGCCGGCCACGTCGACGGGCACATCGACTGAGGGGGAGACGGTGAAGACCATTCAGTGGGGGGTCCTCGGGGTCGCCGGCATCGCCAGGCGCGCGGTGATTCCCGCGATCCAGCGGTCGCGGAACGGCCGCCTCGTCGCCATCGCCAGCCGCACGCGGACGCGGGCCGAGGAGGCGGCGCGGGAACTCGAGATCCGCGGCCACAGCTCGTACGAGGCCCTGCTGGACGACCCGCAGATCCAGGCGGTCTACATCCCGCTGCCCAACTCCCTCCACCGCGAGTGGACGGTGCGGTGCGCGGAAGCGGGCAAGCACGTCCTGTGCGAAAAGCCGCTCGCGCCCACCCCCGAGGAGTGCGAGGACATGATCGTCGCCTGCCGCCGGTATCGGGTCACGCTCATGGAAGCGTTCATGTACCGCTTCCACCCCCGGACCGAGCAGGTCGCCCGGATCGTGCGCGACGGCGGTGTGGGCGAGGCCCGTCTCGTGCGGGGGGCGTTCACCTTCCAGGTCCGCGAGCCCCAGACCAACATCCGGCTGCGCCCCGACCTCGGCGGCGGCGCCCTCTACGACATCGGCTGCTACACGATCAATCTCAGCCGCATGATCCTGGGGGAGCCGGACGAGGTGTTTGCCTGCGGCCGCATCGGGCCGTCCGGGGTGGACGAGCAGGTCGGCGCGGTGCTGCGCTACCACGGTGGACGGATGGCGCTGCTCGACTGCGCGCTCACGCTTCCGCGGCGCGAGGAATACGAGATCACCGGCACCGAGGGCTATCTGCGCGTGCCCACCGCGTTCCTCCCGGGGACGGCGGACGCGGAGATCCACGTCACGCGGGGGACCGAGCGGACGATTCACACCGTCCCCGGCACCGAGCAGTATCAGCGGATGGTCGAGCACTTCGGCGACGCGGTCGCCTCGGGATCTCCCGTGAGTTTCCCGCCTGATGATGCCGTCCGCAACGTGCGGGTGATCACGGCGCTACTCGACTCCCTCAAGAGCGGCGCCCCCCGCCCGGTCCCGGGCTGATCCGGCCCCCTCGTCCAATCCCTCGCCGCGCAGACACCCTGCAAAGGAGCGAACGAACCGTGCAGACCTCGACAGCCCGACCCGTATTGATCGCGTCGTACTTCGAGCCGGAATACGCGGAGCAGATCGCCCGGATCGAGGGGGTCCGCGTCATCTACGAGCCGGCTCTGCTGCCGCCCCCGGCGTATCCGTGCGACCATCACTTCGGCTCGATCCGGCGGAGCCCCGAGGACGAACAGCGGTGGCGGGGGTACCTGCACGAGGCCGAGGTGCTGTTCGACCTCGACTACACGAACCTCGACCACCTGGCGGCCCTGATCCCCAACGTCCGATGGATCCAAGCGTCGAGCGCCGGGATCGGACCGATGCTCGTCCGAACGGGCCTCATCGACACCTCGATCACGTTCACGACGGCGAGCGGCGTCCACGGCGTTCCGCTCGCCGAGTTCGTCGCGATGGCGTTGCTCTGGTTTGCGAAGGGCGGCCCGCAGATCATCCGCGATCAAGCCGACCGCCGGTGGAGGCGCACCTGCGCCCGCGAGCTGCGCGGCTCCACGGTGGGAATCGTCGGCCTGGGGGGAGTCGGCCGCGAGGTGGCGCGGACCTGCCGCGCGTTGGGCCTTCGCGTCATCGCGACGAAGCGGACCGCGGGGGGCGCCCCGGACGAGGACGGCGTGGACGCGCTCGTCCCCATCGCACAACTCCGCGCGATGCTCAACGAGGTTGACGCGCTCGTCCTGGCCTGCCCCCACACCCCCGAAACGCAAGGGCTGATCGGCCGGGCCGAGCTCGCGGCGATGAAGCCTGATGCGATGGTGATCAACATCGCGCGCGGGGCCGTCGTCGACGAACCGGCGCTGATCGAAGCGCTCCAAAGCGGCCGGCTCGGAGGGGCGGCTCTCGATGTGGCGGCGAAGGAACCGCTGCCACGAGACAGTCCGCTGTGGGGCCTCCCCAACGTGCTCATCAGCCCTCACTCCGCGAGCACCGTGACGATCGAGAACGCGAGGCTGACCGACCTCTTCTGCGAGAACCTCCGCCGGTATCTCCGCGGAGCGCCGCTGCGCAACGTGTTCGACCGGACACGGCTCTATTGATAGTTCCTTCGGACGACCTCGTCGCTATCCAACGAATGATGTCGATTCACCCGCCCGAGCCCTGATCCAAACGAAAAGACGAAAGTGCAGACCAGCCGGCCTCCAATCTCCCAGTGAGAAGGATCTAAGGAGGCCCCGACCATGGAACAGTTCGATAGTATAGCCGGCCTGTTGGGCAAGACCGGTTCGCAGGCGGCGTTGACTCTCTGGATCGTCGCCTGGGGGTTCATCATGTTTTTCCTGTTGAAGCGGATGGTTCGAAACAGGCAGAACATCGTGAAGGTGGCGACGTACGGCGTGACGCTCCTGCTGTGGGGCTACGGCTCGTGGACGGTCGCGCACCTGATGGCGGCGCATTGACCACCCTGAACCGCGATCGTCGCCGACCGGTCGCCGCCTGCCTCCCTCTCTCGCGGAGGGGAAGTGGATCGGCAGGGGGAAGCGTAGTGATGGCCGGGCAGGCGATGCAGGATGTCGAAAACCATCGGGATTTGGATATCGATGGTGTGCATCGGGATCGTTGGCGCGACCGCCGCAGGCGCCGCGCCGCCGCCGACCTCGCATGTCGTCAAAGACCCGGAGAATCGGTTCACGATTGCCATACCGGTTGACTGGAACGTCCACACGTCGACCGGCGGGAGAGCCCCCGCGGTGGTGGCGATATCGCCGCCGGCCCCGGGACAACTCTCGGACAGCGTGGACGTGATCGCGCAGGATCTGCCCATCGCGCTCTCACCGCAGGGGTGCGCCGGGGAGGTGGCGCAGATCATGCGCTTTACCATTCACGAGTGGACCACGCTGCACGAAGGCCCCGCGACGCTGGCCGGGCTCCCGGCCTACTCACGCTCGTACACGTGGCGCACCAGTGCGGGACAGGACCGCCGGAGCGTCCAGACGTGCGTGACGATGGGGCGCAGGGCGTTCGTGATCGTCGGAACGACGGCGAACGGCCAGGGTGATCTTCAGGAGCACCTTGCCAAACTCGAACAGATCATGGCCACGTTCCGGCCCAACGCGACGAATCTACCCGACACCCATGGGCCGGGCACCCTCCGGCCACAGGAGGGCGGCTCCAAGTAACCGGTCCGTCTGAAGCGGCGCGCACCGGGGAATTATCTCGGAAGGCGAGCAACATCGACGCGTCGCTCCGGGCAGGATCGGCTCCGGGGAGCGTCACGACGGGGGTGGGCGGATGACACCGAGGCAGGCTCGGCTTGCAATCGTCGTCGCCGCGGGCCTGCTGTCGGTGGCAGGCAGCGGGGCCGTCGGGGCGCTCGACCTGCAGCCCGTCAGGGACGGCGACGGCCGCTTCACCATCGCCGTGCCGTCGACATGGAAGATCGACCAATCGCTGAAGGATCGGGCCCTCTCTGCGAAATCTCCTGAACCCCCAGGGATGGCGCCGGACACCGTCGAGGTGTTCGTCAAGGACATGATGGTCCCGCTCTCCCCCAAGGCGTGCGCCGCCCAAGTCGCATGGGTGATGCGCATGACGATCCACGAATGGACGACGCTGTCCGAGGGGCCGGATTCGATCGGGGGACTGCCCGCGTATTCTCGCGCGTACATCTGGCGCCTGAAAAATGGCGAGGAGCGCAGGAGCATCCAGGCCTGCGTCCCGGTGGGCCGCCGGATGTTCGTGATCATCGGCTCCACGCGGAACACCCCCGACCGCATCGCCGAAACCTTCCCGGAGCTCTCCCGGATTATCGCGACGTTCCGGCCGGGCCCCGCGGCTGCTCCCGCGCCGCCGGCGCCATCACGCGAGCCCGGGCCCGATCACTGAGCCCTCGGATCATCAGCCGGAGAGCCGCCGGCGCCGATGCGGGCGGATCCAGATCCCGGCGTGTGCTCGAGACGGCGCAGTGCCAGCGCGGGCACAATCCCGAGAACGGCCACCGCCAGCCCCACGACCCAGACCCGGGTGAAGCTGCCGGTGGCGTCGAGAATGTAGCCAAACAGGACGCCTGAGATCGTCGAGGCGATTTGGCCCCACGCCAGGTTGAGGGACACGGCAAGGCCGGCCCGACGGATCCCGAAGACTTCCGTCGTGAGCGTCGTGATGGTGGGCAGCGTCAGGGCCAGCCCGACACCACCGAGCGCGGCGCTGACCGCCACCCACGCTGCGGTGTGGAGCATCACGAGCAGCGAAAACGAACCCACCAAGACCCCAAACCCGATCAGGATGACCGCCGCGCGGGTACCGAACCGGTCCGAGAGCGTCCCGGCAAACGGCGCGGTCACGAGGAGGGCCACGTTGATGAGCGCGGCGACTGCGCCGGAGGCGGCGCTCGTGAACCCGAAGTCGTTCCGGAGATACGTGGGCAGCCACGCGGTGATCCCGTAGGCGCTGAATAGCCCCAGGAACACGCAGCTCGACAAATAGGCGAAGTGCCGCCGGCCGACGATCCAGCCGACCTGGGCGAGCAGCGGTTCGGCGCTGGGCTGTCGCCCGCCGTCGCCGGGAAGGAATAGCCCGGCCACAATCAGCGCGACGCACGAGAACGCGGCCATGGCGAGGAACGCCGTGCGCAGGCTCGTCGTCTCGCCGAGAAGCGGCATCGCGAAGAGACCGACCACCATCCCGGTTCCCGCGCCCGACTGCAGCACGCCCATCGCGGCACCGCGATGTGCGGCGGCGCCCAGGGTGAGTTTCACGGTCGAGGAGTACAGCGCGGCCGCGCTCATCCCCATCAGACCCCGAAGCAGCATCGCGACCCAGTAACTGCCCGTCAGCGCAAAGAGCCCTGAGGTGACCGTGAGCGCCGCGAGCCCGGCCACCGTAACACGGCGGGTGGGAAGGTTGTCCGCGGCCAGCCCCGCGGGAATCTGTGCGAGCACGTACCCGAGCAGGTACGCGGACAGCAATCCCCCGACTGCCGTGTAGTCGATATGGAACACTCGGCGCAGGTCGTTGAAGAACGGAACGATGGCGATCCGCTGCGCGTTGGCCAGCGTAAAGACCGTCCACCCCGCGATCAGCGCGGACGACGTCTGAGGTCGCGAGGTCACGAGATCGCCGGGGCTACCCGCGGAAGAAGGCCTCGACGGCTGCGACAACCACGTCTGCGTCGCCGTCCGAAAGCGGGCGGGCATCGAACGCCAGGATCCCCTCGCCTATCCGATGGTCGCGCGTGAAGACGGGCGGGGTCCACCCACGCAGGTGCGTGACGAGCCGTCTCGCCTGGGCCCGTTCGTCCTCTCCGGAAAACTGGATCTCCGCCCGTTCGATGTCGGGGCGCACGTCGTCCCGCACGGCCCGAACTGCCACGCCCGGCAGCCGCCCGAAGGCCGCGACGAACCGCGCGACCACCGCGCCCTCCCGAGCCCGCACGGCCTGGCGGTCGGCGGCCGAATACTCGTCGAGGGCCTGCACGAGTCCGGTGATGGCTTCCTTCCCGATCTTCATGGCCCGCCCGATCCCGCGGTGCTGGGCCCGGACGCCGTCGACGAGGTCCCGTCGCCCGCACACGAGACCGCTCGTGGGGCCGGCAAACGCCTTCGACCCGCTGTAGATCACGAGATCGGCCCCCCGCGCGACGTACCGCCGGAGATCCTCCTCGGCGGCGGCGTCGACGAGCACGGGGACGCCGGACGCGCGCGCGACATCGACGCAGTCCCCGAGCGAGAGCATCCCTCTCTGCACCGCGTGATGCGACTGCACAAACACGAACCCGGCGGGCCGCGTCCGCATGACGGCCTCGAGCTCCAGCCGGTCCACCCGGTTCGCAGAGCCCACCGCCAGCACGGATCCGCCGCCCAGGCGGATCATCTGCGCGACCTCCGCGCCGAAGTCAATGAGGTGCCCGGCCTGGATCGCGATCCGCCGCTCGCCCTCCGGGACGTCCGGGAGCCGGCGCACCCGGCGGGGGTCGTTCCCGACGATCACGGCCGCAACCGAGAGCGCGATCCCCGCGGCGGCGCTCGCGACGACGCACGCGGCGTCCGCCCCGGTGGCGCGCACGATCGTC is drawn from bacterium and contains these coding sequences:
- a CDS encoding Gfo/Idh/MocA family oxidoreductase encodes the protein MKTIQWGVLGVAGIARRAVIPAIQRSRNGRLVAIASRTRTRAEEAARELEIRGHSSYEALLDDPQIQAVYIPLPNSLHREWTVRCAEAGKHVLCEKPLAPTPEECEDMIVACRRYRVTLMEAFMYRFHPRTEQVARIVRDGGVGEARLVRGAFTFQVREPQTNIRLRPDLGGGALYDIGCYTINLSRMILGEPDEVFACGRIGPSGVDEQVGAVLRYHGGRMALLDCALTLPRREEYEITGTEGYLRVPTAFLPGTADAEIHVTRGTERTIHTVPGTEQYQRMVEHFGDAVASGSPVSFPPDDAVRNVRVITALLDSLKSGAPRPVPG
- a CDS encoding D-2-hydroxyacid dehydrogenase, encoding MQTSTARPVLIASYFEPEYAEQIARIEGVRVIYEPALLPPPAYPCDHHFGSIRRSPEDEQRWRGYLHEAEVLFDLDYTNLDHLAALIPNVRWIQASSAGIGPMLVRTGLIDTSITFTTASGVHGVPLAEFVAMALLWFAKGGPQIIRDQADRRWRRTCARELRGSTVGIVGLGGVGREVARTCRALGLRVIATKRTAGGAPDEDGVDALVPIAQLRAMLNEVDALVLACPHTPETQGLIGRAELAAMKPDAMVINIARGAVVDEPALIEALQSGRLGGAALDVAAKEPLPRDSPLWGLPNVLISPHSASTVTIENARLTDLFCENLRRYLRGAPLRNVFDRTRLY
- a CDS encoding ABC transporter permease, which produces MLRYIVQRVVQLVPILIGISVVTFLMLHLIPGDPVLLFAGDKPLTEERAAEIRHQLGLDRPIWIQYWDYASHAARGDLGRGLRSQRPVLESILEVLPGTVQLTLSALACATVIGVSLGVVAALAHGTWVDTTAMAFAILGVSMPVFYSSLLMILLFSFTLGWLPATGQGGVERLVMPAAALGLISAAVQARLVRSGMLGVLRQDYVTTARAKGLAPRIVILRHALKNALIPTITMVGLQLGALLGGAVVTETIFSRPGVGRLAVDAILGRDFPLVQGTVLFAAVAYVMVNLVVDVSYAAVDPRIRFG
- a CDS encoding SelA-like pyridoxal phosphate-dependent enzyme — translated: MTGAGKRTQDRDAADPHALRVINASGHMTSLGGATLSAGVVEAMRRAAGAYCDMDRLHEWAAETIVRATGADAACVVASAAAGIALSVAAVIVGNDPRRVRRLPDVPEGERRIAIQAGHLIDFGAEVAQMIRLGGGSVLAVGSANRVDRLELEAVMRTRPAGFVFVQSHHAVQRGMLSLGDCVDVARASGVPVLVDAAAEEDLRRYVARGADLVIYSGSKAFAGPTSGLVCGRRDLVDGVRAQHRGIGRAMKIGKEAITGLVQALDEYSAADRQAVRAREGAVVARFVAAFGRLPGVAVRAVRDDVRPDIERAEIQFSGEDERAQARRLVTHLRGWTPPVFTRDHRIGEGILAFDARPLSDGDADVVVAAVEAFFRG
- a CDS encoding ABC transporter permease, with amino-acid sequence MAESATRPGAIAAPGRPRRSLALEAGRRLLRSRSAVVGGALLLAIGLSILLAPALSPYDPIKTNQRDPLEPPSVAHLMGTDRFGRDILSRVLWGGRISLAVGVVSVGIAACSGVVLGLAAGYYGRRVDAVIMRLTDLLLAFPGILLALAIIATLGSSLPNLMIAVGIAAIPEYIRITRGTVLGLVEQEYVLAARVVGCRDDAVIFKHILPNVTAPLIVLATLGTAGAIITGSALSFLGLGIRPPAPEWGNMLAEGREFLRYAWWVAFFPGLAIMLAVLAINLLGDGLRDALDPRLRL
- a CDS encoding MFS transporter, translating into MTSRPQTSSALIAGWTVFTLANAQRIAIVPFFNDLRRVFHIDYTAVGGLLSAYLLGYVLAQIPAGLAADNLPTRRVTVAGLAALTVTSGLFALTGSYWVAMLLRGLMGMSAAALYSSTVKLTLGAAAHRGAAMGVLQSGAGTGMVVGLFAMPLLGETTSLRTAFLAMAAFSCVALIVAGLFLPGDGGRQPSAEPLLAQVGWIVGRRHFAYLSSCVFLGLFSAYGITAWLPTYLRNDFGFTSAASGAVAALINVALLVTAPFAGTLSDRFGTRAAVILIGFGVLVGSFSLLVMLHTAAWVAVSAALGGVGLALTLPTITTLTTEVFGIRRAGLAVSLNLAWGQIASTISGVLFGYILDATGSFTRVWVVGLAVAVLGIVPALALRRLEHTPGSGSARIGAGGSPADDPRAQ